From Cyprinus carpio isolate SPL01 chromosome A7, ASM1834038v1, whole genome shotgun sequence, a single genomic window includes:
- the LOC109084891 gene encoding alpha-ketoglutarate-dependent dioxygenase FTO-like isoform X3, giving the protein MKPRQRKQYFRNMKRSDDSEREKRRKRRRLIQELGEQRIPYLSPADPGFQELWDSSYAGLALRQSSALPDGLHERVQSALITLQRRGCLLRDLVRVRDRDVFTAVSRALVGQPGYTYRYLDTRLFTIPWHCEGEEGQKDEKEKPCCDSDLRDACKALWELNQFFCSDVKQQTNARGVKRSRSDTENSEDTPGEGMCEESVKDRLLEEKQEKEKKEEEEEDSGQGCSHSSPPSSTPPPDVAGLVQFNITIINYMDPSAMTQLKEEPYYGMGKMAVGWHHDEDLVPLSPVAVYSYSCPAEPKKEEVTEKDVEGQSKEKVKEKETETEGEGEGTSKEELKEEREGLEKEEVQKEKACWRVGLKVAWDIHTPGLALPLQSGDCYYMTADLNRTHQHCVLAGETARFSSTHRVVQCCTGTLDYIKKRCSEALENLHTDPEKNTKSLKSLLPSALQRIEDIHSEVEFEWLRQYWFQGRRYARFCSWWTKPMEQMEKDWKEMERMTQLLLDVVEDENTAQENRREMADVLLNALTDRQQHRQRWRDSSWSVADCGASGPAFSYLKLP; this is encoded by the exons AGACGGAGGCTTATACAGGAACTGGGAGAGCAGAGGATTCCCTACCTTTCTCCTGCAGACCCAGGATTTCAGGAATTG TGGGACTCCAGTTATGCAGGACTGGCTTTACGACAGTCTAGTGCCCTGCCAGATGGTCTCCATGAGAGAGTGCAGTCTGCTTTGATAACTCTTCAGCGGCGTGGATGTCTCCTCCGAGATCTTGTCCGAGTACGAGACCGGGACGTCTTCACAGCCGTTTCACGTGCTCTCGTGGGTCAGCCGGGCTACACATACCGTTATCTGGACACCCGTCTGTTCACCATCCCTTGGCACTGTGAGGGAGAAGAAGGCCAGAAAGACGAGAAAGAGAAACCTTGCTGTGACTCCGACCTGAGGGACGCTTGCAAAGCATTGTGGGAGCTCAATCAGTTCTTTTGCTCAGATGTAAAGCAGCAGACAAATGCAAGAGGCGTCAAGCGTTCCCGCAGTGACACTGAAAACAGTGAAGACACACCAGGAGAGGGGATGTGCGAAGAGAGTGTTAAGGACAGGCTACTTGAGGAGAAgcaggagaaagagaagaaggaggaagaggaagaagacaGCGGTCAGGGCTGCTCTCATTCCTCACCTCCTTCATCCACTCCGCCGCCTGATGTGGCCGGTCTAGTTCAGTTTAACATTACTATCATCAACTACATGGACCCCTCAGCCATGACCCAGCTGAAGGAAGAGCCCTATTATGGCATGGGCAAGATGGCAGTCGGCTGGCATCATGACGAGGACCTGGTTCCTCTGTCACCAGTTGCTGTCTACAGCTATAGCTGCCCAGCAGAGCCAAAGAAAGAAG AGGTGACTGAAAAGGATGTGGAGGGACAGAGTAAAGAAAAagtcaaagaaaaagaaacagagacagaaggtGAAGGAGAAGGAACAAGTAAAGAAGAACTGAAGGAAGAAAGAGAAGGATTGGAAAAGGAGGAAGTGCAGAAAGAGAAGGCTTGTTGGCGTGTTGGACTGAAGGTGGCCTGGGACATCCACACACCAGGTCTGGCTTTGCCTCTACAGTCTGGAGACTGCTACTATATGACAG CTGATCTGAATCGGACACATCAGCACTGTGTACTGGCTGGTGAGACGGCTAGATTTAGCTCCACTCACAGAGTCGTACAG TGTTGTACAGGAACGCTGGACTACATAAAGAAACGCTGCTCAGAGGCCTTGGAGAATTTACACACCGACCCTGAGAAGAACACCAAGAGCCTGAAGTCCCTGCTCCCCTCCGCTCTCCAGCGCATTGAGGACATCCACAGCGAG GTGGAGTTTGAATGGCTGAGGCAATACTGGTTCCAGGGCCGACGTTACGCTCGATTCTGCAGCTGGTGGACTAAACCCATGGAACAGATGGAGAAAGACTGGAAGGAAATGGAGCGAATG ACTCAGCTGCTGCTGGATGTGGTGGAGGACGAGAACACAGCACAGGAGAACAGAAGAGAGATGGCAGACGTTTTACTGAATGCCCTGACGGACAGACAGCAGCACAGACAGAGATGGAGGGACAG TAGTTGGAGTGTTGCAGACTGTGGGGCCTCTGGACCTGCTTTCAGCTATCTGAAGTTGCCCTGA
- the LOC109084891 gene encoding alpha-ketoglutarate-dependent dioxygenase FTO-like isoform X4 has protein sequence MKPRQRKQYFRNMKRSDDSEREKRRKRRRLIQELGEQRIPYLSPADPGFQELWDSSYAGLALRQSSALPDGLHERVQSALITLQRRGCLLRDLVRVRDRDVFTAVSRALVGQPGYTYRYLDTRLFTIPWHCEGEEGQKDEKEKPCCDSDLRDACKALWELNQFFCSDVKQQTNARGVKRSRSDTENSEDTPGEGMCEESVKDRLLEEKQEKEKKEEEEEDSGQGCSHSSPPSSTPPPDVAGLVQFNITIINYMDPSAMTQLKEEPYYGMGKMAVGWHHDEDLVPLSPVAVYSYSCPAEPKKEEVTEKDVEGQSKEKVKEKETETEGEGEGTSKEELKEEREGLEKEEVQKEKACWRVGLKVAWDIHTPGLALPLQSGDCYYMTADLNRTHQHCVLAGETARFSSTHRVVQCCTGTLDYIKKRCSEALENLHTDPEKNTKSLKSLLPSALQRIEDIHSEVEFEWLRQYWFQGRRYARFCSWWTKPMEQMEKDWKEMERMTQLLLDVVEDENTAQENRREMADVLLNALTDRQQHRQRWRDRYLLS, from the exons AGACGGAGGCTTATACAGGAACTGGGAGAGCAGAGGATTCCCTACCTTTCTCCTGCAGACCCAGGATTTCAGGAATTG TGGGACTCCAGTTATGCAGGACTGGCTTTACGACAGTCTAGTGCCCTGCCAGATGGTCTCCATGAGAGAGTGCAGTCTGCTTTGATAACTCTTCAGCGGCGTGGATGTCTCCTCCGAGATCTTGTCCGAGTACGAGACCGGGACGTCTTCACAGCCGTTTCACGTGCTCTCGTGGGTCAGCCGGGCTACACATACCGTTATCTGGACACCCGTCTGTTCACCATCCCTTGGCACTGTGAGGGAGAAGAAGGCCAGAAAGACGAGAAAGAGAAACCTTGCTGTGACTCCGACCTGAGGGACGCTTGCAAAGCATTGTGGGAGCTCAATCAGTTCTTTTGCTCAGATGTAAAGCAGCAGACAAATGCAAGAGGCGTCAAGCGTTCCCGCAGTGACACTGAAAACAGTGAAGACACACCAGGAGAGGGGATGTGCGAAGAGAGTGTTAAGGACAGGCTACTTGAGGAGAAgcaggagaaagagaagaaggaggaagaggaagaagacaGCGGTCAGGGCTGCTCTCATTCCTCACCTCCTTCATCCACTCCGCCGCCTGATGTGGCCGGTCTAGTTCAGTTTAACATTACTATCATCAACTACATGGACCCCTCAGCCATGACCCAGCTGAAGGAAGAGCCCTATTATGGCATGGGCAAGATGGCAGTCGGCTGGCATCATGACGAGGACCTGGTTCCTCTGTCACCAGTTGCTGTCTACAGCTATAGCTGCCCAGCAGAGCCAAAGAAAGAAG AGGTGACTGAAAAGGATGTGGAGGGACAGAGTAAAGAAAAagtcaaagaaaaagaaacagagacagaaggtGAAGGAGAAGGAACAAGTAAAGAAGAACTGAAGGAAGAAAGAGAAGGATTGGAAAAGGAGGAAGTGCAGAAAGAGAAGGCTTGTTGGCGTGTTGGACTGAAGGTGGCCTGGGACATCCACACACCAGGTCTGGCTTTGCCTCTACAGTCTGGAGACTGCTACTATATGACAG CTGATCTGAATCGGACACATCAGCACTGTGTACTGGCTGGTGAGACGGCTAGATTTAGCTCCACTCACAGAGTCGTACAG TGTTGTACAGGAACGCTGGACTACATAAAGAAACGCTGCTCAGAGGCCTTGGAGAATTTACACACCGACCCTGAGAAGAACACCAAGAGCCTGAAGTCCCTGCTCCCCTCCGCTCTCCAGCGCATTGAGGACATCCACAGCGAG GTGGAGTTTGAATGGCTGAGGCAATACTGGTTCCAGGGCCGACGTTACGCTCGATTCTGCAGCTGGTGGACTAAACCCATGGAACAGATGGAGAAAGACTGGAAGGAAATGGAGCGAATG ACTCAGCTGCTGCTGGATGTGGTGGAGGACGAGAACACAGCACAGGAGAACAGAAGAGAGATGGCAGACGTTTTACTGAATGCCCTGACGGACAGACAGCAGCACAGACAGAGATGGAGGGACAG ATATTTGCTTTCTTAA